In the Mya arenaria isolate MELC-2E11 chromosome 11, ASM2691426v1 genome, one interval contains:
- the LOC128209635 gene encoding uncharacterized protein LOC128209635: MMIYVEEQSILELESQLPTSLKPLTDTMKIHQLITDNRSEIAHRVVSSFCRHPVICSCFSPTRVLFPEYVLQLEPDSHATHIVNPDCGAQIFHYNQTPKAYTDAHMIIADAVHTSKADAVQMHVTDAVHTLSTT; the protein is encoded by the exons ATGATGATTTATGTGGAAGAACAGTCGATTCTCGAACTAGAAAGTCAACTGCCCACATCACTGAAACCTCTGACAGACACCATGAAAATTCACCag CTTATCACCGACAATCGAAGTGAAATTGCCCACCGAGTAGTATCTTCTTTCTGCAGACATCCAGTGATATGCAGTTGCTTTTCACCAACAAGAGTACTCTTCCCTGAATATGTATTGCAGCTAGAACCGGAT TCACATGCCACCCATATTGTCAACCCGGATTGCGGTGCTCAGATATTTCACTACAACCAGACGCCTAAAGCTTACACCGATGCTCACATGATTATAGCTGACGCCGTTCACACATCTAAAGCTGACGCCGTACAAATGCATGTAACTGACGCCGTGCACACGCTGTCGACGAC GTAG